The following DNA comes from Candidatus Binatia bacterium.
GAAAGTTGCCCTCGTGATGCCGGGCCACGTCGGCACGTCGATCGCCCACAACTCGCGCAGCATCCTCGGCAAGCCGCCGCCGTCGGAGATGGGCGCAGAAGATCTCGCGCCGGTTCGCGATCAGATGAAGCGCATGGGCATGCCGGCCGACGGCGTTACGGACGACCAGATTCGGCAGGCGATTCATCAGCGGATGGAAGGATTCCGGGACAACGCACCCATGACCGCCGCCCAGGCGGCGAACGTGATCCTCGATGGGGTTCGCGAGGAGAAATGGCGCATCCTGGTCGGCAAGGATGCCGAGCTTCTCGACAAGATGGTGCGTGAGGAGCCCGAGTCGGCCTACGATGCGTCCTTCATGCAGCGCTTCACGCAGGGCGGAAACTTCAACTTCTGACCGGGACTTGTCGGTCGGCGTGCTCGCTGCAAGAGTGCGCTCGTGGCTGAAGAAACCGTCGACGTTCTGATCATCGGGGCCGGCGCCTCAGGCGCGGCGCTCGCCTGGAGTCTTGCCGACACGCGGATGCGCATCGTCTGCCTGGAGCAGGGCGGGTGGATGAACCCGGCCACCTACCCGACGACCGGCATGGACTGGGAGGCGCGGGCCCTGGGCGACTTCAGTGTGAGTCCGAATGACCGCGGCCGCCCCGAGGACTATCCCGTCAACGACAGCGAATCGCCGATCAAGGCGTCGATGTTCAACGCAGTCGGCGGCAGCACGATCCTCTACGCGGGCCACTTCCCGCGGCTCCACCCCTCGGACTTCCGCACACGCACGCTCGACGGCGTCGGTGAGGATTGGCCGATCGACTACAAGACGCTCGAACCCTACTACGCCGAGAACGATCGGATGATGGGCGTGGCCGGTCTCGCCGGCGATCCGGCGTATCCGCCAAAGGGGATGCCGCTCCCCCCGGTGCCCCTCGGCAAACTCGGCGAGAGACTCGCGGGCGGTTTCAATCAGCTGGGTTGGCACTGGTGGCCTTCGGACAGTGCGATCGCGACGGAACCATACCGCGGTCGTGATCGTTGCGTGAATCTCGGGCCCTGCATCAGCGGTTGCTCTCAAGGTGCCAAGGCGAGCACCGACATCACGTACTGGCCCGAAGCGGTGCGGCAGGGCGTCGAGGTCCGGACGAACTGTCGCGTGCGCGAGATCCTCCTTCGCGAGGACGGCATGGCCGACGGTGTCCTTTACTACGACGAAGCCGGGAATGAGTGCCGGCAGCGGGCCGAGATCGTGATCGTCGCCTGTAACGGCATCGGGACGCCGCGGTTGCTGCTCAACTCGAAGTCGTTGGCGTTCCCTGATGGCATTGCGAATCGCAGTGGACTCGTGGGGAAGAATCTCATGTTCCATCCCTACGGCATGGTCGTCGGATTCTTCGACGAGCCGTTGGAGGGCTACAAGGGCCCGACCGGCTGCAGCATCATGAGTCAGGAATTTTACGAGACCGATCTCGAGCGTGGTTTCACGCGGGGCTACTCGTTTGAGGCGGTGCGTGGGATGGGGCCGGTTTCGGCTGCGTTGTCGGGGATGGGTACCGGGCGTGTTCCATGGGGGGATGGGCATCACGACGGTTTCGCGAACGTTTACGATCGCACCGCGAGCTTACTGGCCATCTGCGAAGATCTCGCGGAGGAACGGAACTGTGTCACGCTCGACTCCGAGCTGACGGACCTTGACGGCATCCCCGCGCCGAAGATCAACTACCGCCTGAGTGACAACAGCGAGAAGATGCTCGCGCACGGTGTCGCTCGCGCGCAGGAGGTCCTCGCGGCGGCCGGGGCGCGCGATACCCAGGTGAACTCGCCCCTGAGCGTCGCCGGCTGGCATCTCATGGGGACCGCTCGGATGGGCAGGGATCCGGCGACATCGGTGGTGAACGAGTGGGGCCGCAGCCATGATGTGCGCAACCTCTTCATCATTGACGGCAGCATTTTCGTGACGTCGGGAGGGGTGAACCCCACGAGCACGATCCAGGCACTGGCGCTGTACGTGGCCGACCGGATGAAGAAGAACCTGGCCAATCTGTTCGACTGAGGCCTCGCGGCCCCGCCAGCCGTTGAGCGTCGCAGCGGATTCCTCATAGAGTAGTTCCGTGAACCTGTCCGACGACGAACGGCGCGGTCTCACGGGGCTCCTGAACGAGGTCATCCCGCCGAACCCGGACCGCGGGATGCCCGGCGCCGGAGACCTCGGCCTCGCAGGGATCGTCGCGGTCGCGCTCGCGAAGCACCCGGTGGTTCTCGACGCGCTCAAGGCCGGTCTTGCCACGCTCGACCGCGTCGCGCGTGGCGAATGCGGAGACGCCTTCAGCGCACTCGCGCCCGGCGACCGGAAGAGGATTCTCGGGCAAGTCGAGGACGCCGGCTCAGTGCTGGTGCCGATGCTCGCGTTCCCGACGTACGTCGCCTACTACGAGCACCCCGAGGTTCTCGTCGCGCTCGGGCGCGAGGCCCGTCCGCCGCATCCGAAGGGATATGAACTCGAGCCTTTCGATCCGCGGCTGCTCGAGAGCGTGCGAAGTCGCGGGCGGCTCTACCGGGAGTGCTGAATTGAATCCCCGCGCACCAGGTGCGTAGGGCGAGGCTTCCTGCGGCGATCGGCGGTCTCGTCGTCGCCTTAACGTCGTACGCCTCTTCCGTTGCGGGATCCGCGCAAGACACTCTGCAGACCATTGAGGTTCAACCAGGCCAGAATGTTCGTGATCTTTCACGCCGGTATCTAGGCAGTCTGGAACTCTGGCGCGACCTGCTCGTGCGTGCGACCACGCATCGGGATGAGGCTCTGCGTGATGGTCAGGCCGGTCGGCGGAAGGATGCGCGCGACCGTGCGAACGGGGCACTTCGTCTTCCCACCGAAGCGCGCGACCTCACGCGGTCGCGTCGCGAGGGCGAAGGCGCGAAGTTCGCCAACTACGAAGTGCAACCGGTCAAGCTGTCGTCCGGAACCGCGGAAGTGACGCTCGGGTGGAACCAGGGAATCGTGGTGTCGTCGGAGGAGGGACCGGCCGAACCGAAGGATCTCCTGCCGCCGCCGGCCCCAACCGGCTCGGTCGATGACTCCGTTCACTATCGGGAGACGGTGCTCTTGCGCTGGGCTGCCGTGGAGGGCGCGGTGGAGTACACGGTGGAGGTCGATCGCGATTCCCGTTTCGGATCGCCTGTCTTGTCCGCGCCGGGGCTTCCGACGGCCGCGTAAGCCGCCTCGGGTCTCGGCCGTCGTGTGGCTGGCCGGTGTTCTGCTCCTCGGTCTCGCGCTCTCGTCGGTGTCGGGTGCGGCCCACGAAGACTTCGCGCAGGTCGTCTTGATCGATGTGCCCGCCAACACCCAGGGGCCGATACGCGTTAG
Coding sequences within:
- a CDS encoding GMC family oxidoreductase — protein: MAEETVDVLIIGAGASGAALAWSLADTRMRIVCLEQGGWMNPATYPTTGMDWEARALGDFSVSPNDRGRPEDYPVNDSESPIKASMFNAVGGSTILYAGHFPRLHPSDFRTRTLDGVGEDWPIDYKTLEPYYAENDRMMGVAGLAGDPAYPPKGMPLPPVPLGKLGERLAGGFNQLGWHWWPSDSAIATEPYRGRDRCVNLGPCISGCSQGAKASTDITYWPEAVRQGVEVRTNCRVREILLREDGMADGVLYYDEAGNECRQRAEIVIVACNGIGTPRLLLNSKSLAFPDGIANRSGLVGKNLMFHPYGMVVGFFDEPLEGYKGPTGCSIMSQEFYETDLERGFTRGYSFEAVRGMGPVSAALSGMGTGRVPWGDGHHDGFANVYDRTASLLAICEDLAEERNCVTLDSELTDLDGIPAPKINYRLSDNSEKMLAHGVARAQEVLAAAGARDTQVNSPLSVAGWHLMGTARMGRDPATSVVNEWGRSHDVRNLFIIDGSIFVTSGGVNPTSTIQALALYVADRMKKNLANLFD
- a CDS encoding gluconate 2-dehydrogenase subunit 3 family protein, producing the protein MNLSDDERRGLTGLLNEVIPPNPDRGMPGAGDLGLAGIVAVALAKHPVVLDALKAGLATLDRVARGECGDAFSALAPGDRKRILGQVEDAGSVLVPMLAFPTYVAYYEHPEVLVALGREARPPHPKGYELEPFDPRLLESVRSRGRLYREC